One segment of Bradyrhizobium sp. CB2312 DNA contains the following:
- the aroQ gene encoding type II 3-dehydroquinate dehydratase, producing the protein MKRVMILNGPNLNMLGIREPHIYGTTTLAEINASCEDAAAKLGLKLAFHQSNHEGVLVDLIQSARQDADAIIINPAGLSFTSVSIMDAIKTFEGPVLEVHISNIHARDEYHRHSKISFVATGVICGLGPFGYIAALHAIASMK; encoded by the coding sequence ATGAAGCGCGTGATGATCCTCAACGGTCCCAACCTCAACATGCTCGGCATCCGCGAGCCGCACATCTACGGCACGACGACGCTCGCAGAGATCAATGCGAGCTGCGAAGACGCCGCCGCAAAGCTCGGGCTCAAGCTCGCCTTCCACCAGTCCAACCATGAAGGCGTGCTGGTCGACCTGATCCAGTCGGCCCGGCAGGATGCCGATGCGATCATCATCAATCCGGCGGGCCTGTCCTTCACCTCGGTCTCGATCATGGACGCGATCAAGACGTTCGAGGGCCCCGTGCTGGAGGTCCACATCTCCAACATCCACGCCCGCGACGAATATCACCGCCACTCGAAGATCTCGTTCGTGGCCACCGGCGTGATCTGCGGTCTCGGGCCGTTCGGCTACATCGCCGCGCTGCACGCGATCGCGAGTATGAAGTGA